In Xyrauchen texanus isolate HMW12.3.18 chromosome 23, RBS_HiC_50CHRs, whole genome shotgun sequence, a genomic segment contains:
- the ltc4s gene encoding leukotriene C4 synthase: MLDQVVMLAAVTLLGILEQAYFSLKVIYARRKHSVTPPATTGPPDFERVFRAQANCSEYFPIFIFSLWVAGVFFSQAMAVFFGLLYLYGRYLYFHGYSESSQGRLEPLYFSANVQWMLIALAGLGVICTMTQAYLGLDLLHSFSHVLGLTKHT; this comes from the exons ATGCTGGATCAGGTTGTGATGTTAGCAGCTGTTACATTGCTGGGAATTCTGGAACAAG CATACTTCTCTTTAAAGGTAATCTATGCACGGAGGAAGCACTCAGTCACTCCTCCGGCCACAACTGGACCACCAGATTTTGAGAGAGTCTTTCGAGCCCA AGCCAACTGTTCAGAGTATTTCCCCATTTTTATCTTCTCGCTTTGGGTGGCTGGAGTTTTCTTCAGTCAAG CTATGGCAGTATTCTTTGGACTGTTGTACCTTTATGGGCGCTATCTGTACTTCCACGGCTATTCGGAGTCGTCTCAGGGCAG ACTGGAGCCTCTGTACTTCAGTGCAAATGTTCAGTGGATGCTGATCGCTCTGGCTGGGCTCGGGGTGATTTGCACCATGACTCAAGCTTATCTGGGTCTGGACCTGCTTCACTCCTTTAGTCATGTTCTGGGCCTGACTAAACACACATAA